One genomic window of Sporosarcina ureae includes the following:
- the yycF gene encoding response regulator YycF, whose amino-acid sequence MQNKTIFIVDDEKPIADIIEFNLKKEGFNVFCAYDGEDAINRVEEIQPDLMLLDIMLPKRDGMEVCREVRKKHDFPIIMLTAKDSEIDKVLGLELGADDYVTKPFGTRELIARVKANLRRHARTIAEDQEEETNDITVGQLVIQPDAYYVQKRGVTIELTHREFELLYYLAKHIGQVMTREHLLQTVWGYDYFGDVRTVDVTIRRLREKIEDTPSHPSWIVTRRGVGYYLRDPEQE is encoded by the coding sequence ATGCAAAATAAAACTATATTTATTGTAGACGATGAGAAACCCATCGCAGACATCATAGAATTTAATTTGAAAAAGGAGGGCTTCAACGTCTTTTGCGCATATGACGGTGAAGATGCTATCAACCGAGTGGAAGAAATCCAGCCTGATCTTATGCTTCTAGATATCATGCTTCCTAAACGCGACGGCATGGAAGTCTGTAGAGAAGTACGAAAAAAGCATGATTTTCCCATCATCATGCTGACGGCTAAAGACTCTGAAATCGATAAAGTCTTAGGGCTTGAACTAGGTGCAGATGATTATGTCACTAAGCCATTTGGCACAAGAGAATTAATTGCCCGGGTCAAAGCCAACTTGCGTCGTCATGCAAGAACTATAGCGGAAGATCAGGAAGAAGAGACGAACGATATTACAGTAGGTCAACTTGTCATCCAACCTGATGCATACTATGTTCAAAAGCGTGGAGTAACAATCGAATTAACACATCGTGAATTTGAATTATTGTACTATTTAGCAAAACATATCGGGCAGGTGATGACGCGTGAGCACCTATTGCAAACTGTATGGGGTTATGATTATTTCGGAGATGTACGGACAGTCGATGTAACGATTCGACGTCTTCGTGAAAAGATTGAAGATACGCCGAGCCATCCGAGCTGGATCGTCACAAGACGTGGGGTAGGCTATTACTTGCGCGATCCGGAACAGGAGTAA
- the dnaB gene encoding replicative DNA helicase — protein sequence MIERTPPHNNEAEQSVLGAIFLEPQALITASEILLPEDFYRIAHKKIFETMLVLNDRGQPVDLVTIAEELKVKNELEDVGGISYITELANAVPTAANIVYYANIVDEKALLRRLIRVATDIVEDGYTREDEVEALLGEAEKKMMEVSNRKNAGDFRHIKDVLVETYDNIELLHTRKGDVTGIPTGFRDLDKITAGFQRNDLIIVAARPSVGKTAFALNVAQNVATKAGENVAIFSLEMGAEQLVMRMLCAEGNIDAQVLRTGTLEADDWRKLTMAMGTLSNAGIFIDDSPGLRVNEIRSKCRRLQQEHGLGMVMIDYMQLIMGSGRGSDNRQQEVSEISRSLKALARELKIPVVALSQLSRGVEQRQDKRPMMSDLRESGSIEQDADIVSFLYREDYYDKETEMQNMIEIIIAKQRNGPTGTVTLAFAKEYNKFLNIDWSQHESPPSYE from the coding sequence ATGATCGAGCGCACACCTCCGCATAACAACGAAGCAGAGCAGTCGGTCCTTGGCGCGATATTTTTAGAACCACAAGCACTGATTACCGCGTCTGAAATATTGTTACCGGAAGATTTCTATCGAATTGCACATAAAAAGATTTTCGAAACTATGCTTGTACTAAATGACAGAGGTCAGCCAGTCGATTTGGTGACAATCGCCGAAGAGCTCAAAGTAAAAAACGAACTTGAAGACGTCGGGGGTATTTCATATATCACAGAGCTTGCTAACGCGGTTCCGACTGCTGCAAACATTGTCTATTATGCGAATATCGTAGATGAAAAAGCTTTACTGCGCAGATTGATCCGCGTTGCCACTGACATTGTAGAAGATGGGTATACACGGGAAGATGAAGTAGAGGCATTACTTGGCGAAGCTGAGAAGAAAATGATGGAAGTATCCAATCGGAAAAACGCTGGTGACTTCCGTCATATCAAAGATGTATTAGTGGAGACGTATGACAATATTGAATTACTGCATACACGTAAAGGTGATGTAACAGGTATTCCAACTGGTTTCCGTGACTTGGATAAGATTACTGCAGGCTTCCAACGTAATGACTTGATTATTGTGGCGGCTCGTCCATCTGTTGGTAAGACCGCGTTTGCGCTGAACGTAGCGCAAAACGTGGCGACGAAGGCAGGAGAAAACGTCGCGATCTTCAGTCTCGAGATGGGTGCTGAACAGCTGGTCATGCGTATGTTATGTGCAGAAGGAAATATTGACGCGCAAGTACTGCGTACAGGTACCCTTGAAGCCGACGATTGGCGCAAGCTGACAATGGCTATGGGGACGTTATCAAATGCGGGTATTTTCATTGATGACAGTCCAGGTCTTCGAGTCAATGAAATCCGTTCAAAATGTAGACGTCTACAACAAGAACACGGTCTCGGTATGGTGATGATTGACTACATGCAGCTGATCATGGGAAGCGGCCGGGGTAGCGACAATCGTCAACAAGAAGTATCTGAGATCTCCCGTTCATTAAAAGCTTTAGCACGTGAACTGAAAATCCCGGTCGTTGCACTATCACAGCTATCACGGGGTGTAGAGCAACGCCAAGATAAACGTCCTATGATGTCCGATCTTCGAGAGTCAGGGAGTATTGAGCAAGATGCCGATATCGTCTCTTTCCTTTACCGAGAAGATTACTACGATAAAGAAACTGAAATGCAAAACATGATTGAAATCATTATTGCCAAGCAACGTAATGGTCCAACTGGTACCGTAACGTTGGCATTTGCAAAGGAATACAACAAATTCCTCAATATCGACTGGAGTCAGCATGAATCCCCTCCATCTTACGAATAA
- the rplI gene encoding 50S ribosomal protein L9: MKVIFLKDVKGKGKKGEVKEVSTGYAQNFLLKNNVAVEATPGNLSKLQGQKERQKKDAAAELAEAKELKEQVEKLTVELQAKTGEDGRLFGSITSKQIGQALEKQNKIKVDRRKMELPEPIRALGFTNVPIKLHPDVTATLKVHVTEE, encoded by the coding sequence ATGAAAGTTATTTTTTTAAAGGACGTTAAAGGAAAAGGTAAAAAAGGTGAAGTGAAAGAGGTTTCAACAGGATATGCACAAAACTTTTTATTGAAAAATAATGTAGCAGTTGAAGCGACTCCAGGTAATTTAAGTAAGTTGCAAGGACAGAAGGAACGCCAGAAGAAAGATGCGGCTGCAGAATTGGCAGAAGCTAAAGAATTAAAAGAGCAAGTCGAAAAATTGACTGTAGAGCTACAGGCGAAAACTGGCGAAGACGGTCGTCTATTTGGTTCTATTACGTCCAAGCAAATCGGACAAGCGTTGGAAAAGCAAAATAAAATTAAAGTAGACCGCCGCAAGATGGAATTACCTGAGCCAATTCGTGCACTTGGTTTTACAAATGTTCCGATCAAATTACACCCTGATGTAACAGCTACACTTAAAGTGCATGTTACAGAAGAATGA
- a CDS encoding DHH family phosphoesterase → MNLFYKKRGIRIPLAFLSLLGAVGSVLLMLLNFWVGLFFAIAYALALGIAWKVENDNYLETEKYIETLSYRMKRVGEEALLELPIGIILLNDKQLIEWVNPFITSIYPDKTWIGSQLYDMNEAFRQVIREDSDQDVIVLNDRSYRVYYKPEEKLIYLFDVTERMKMQSLYYSDRTAIGILLVDNYDELSQTMDDQTRSQMNSLITSLVNQWADEYGIFVKRISSERFLAVFNEGTLELLEKTKFALLDTIRENTSKHSVSLTLSIGVGTGTTSLTELGELAQSSLDLVLGRGGDQVAIKHHDGKLKFYGGKTNPVEKRTRVRARVISHALRDLIQDSDRVFVMGHKMPDMDAIGASIGVRKMAKMNGVEGYVIVNFDQLDTSVGRLMDEVQQDEELHDHMLMPEEALELMTERSLVVIVDTHKPSMVIDERVLDKAQKVVLIDHHRRGEEFINNTVLVYMEPYASSTAELVTELLEYQPKNEKLTMLESTVMLAGIVVDTKSFTLRTGSRTFEAASYLRTNGADTVLVQRLLKEDIETYIERSKLIETVEFVGNGEIAIAKGQDEVVHSSVLIAQTADILLTMQGISASFVVAKRDDGRIGISARSLGELNVQVVMEELGGGGHLTNSACQLSVDTMDEAITMLKDVLDQYGERGNE, encoded by the coding sequence GTGAATTTATTTTATAAAAAACGTGGGATACGAATTCCGTTAGCATTCTTGTCTTTACTTGGAGCGGTAGGTTCCGTCCTACTAATGCTATTGAACTTTTGGGTTGGACTGTTTTTCGCTATCGCTTATGCGCTTGCACTGGGTATTGCTTGGAAAGTAGAGAATGATAACTACCTGGAGACAGAGAAATATATTGAAACGTTATCCTATCGCATGAAAAGGGTAGGAGAAGAAGCATTGTTGGAGTTGCCAATTGGGATTATCTTGCTAAATGATAAGCAATTAATCGAATGGGTCAATCCATTTATAACCTCCATTTATCCTGATAAGACTTGGATTGGATCGCAACTTTACGATATGAATGAAGCGTTCCGGCAAGTGATCAGAGAAGACAGTGATCAGGATGTTATCGTATTGAATGATCGCTCGTACCGTGTGTATTACAAACCGGAAGAGAAACTGATCTATCTATTTGACGTAACAGAACGTATGAAGATGCAATCTCTTTACTATTCCGACCGAACAGCGATTGGGATTTTGTTAGTTGATAACTATGATGAACTGTCACAGACAATGGACGACCAGACGCGAAGCCAGATGAACTCCCTTATTACCTCATTGGTCAATCAATGGGCAGATGAATACGGGATCTTCGTAAAACGAATTTCTTCTGAGCGCTTCCTGGCTGTTTTCAATGAAGGTACATTAGAATTGTTGGAGAAGACTAAGTTTGCATTGCTCGATACAATTCGTGAGAACACGTCTAAACACAGCGTATCACTTACATTGAGTATTGGGGTAGGGACGGGTACTACGTCGCTTACAGAGCTTGGTGAGCTAGCACAGTCGAGTTTGGATTTAGTTCTCGGGCGTGGTGGTGACCAAGTAGCGATCAAACATCATGATGGGAAGCTGAAATTCTATGGCGGTAAGACAAATCCTGTTGAAAAGCGTACACGCGTGCGTGCAAGAGTGATTTCACATGCACTACGTGATTTAATCCAAGACAGTGACCGCGTGTTCGTCATGGGCCACAAAATGCCTGACATGGATGCGATTGGAGCATCGATTGGTGTACGTAAGATGGCAAAAATGAATGGTGTCGAAGGTTATGTCATCGTTAATTTCGATCAGCTTGATACTAGTGTCGGCCGTTTAATGGATGAAGTGCAGCAAGATGAAGAATTACATGATCACATGTTGATGCCTGAAGAGGCATTGGAATTGATGACAGAGCGTTCATTGGTCGTTATTGTCGATACGCATAAGCCCAGTATGGTTATTGATGAACGCGTGCTGGACAAGGCACAGAAGGTTGTATTAATTGACCATCATCGACGTGGAGAAGAGTTTATTAATAACACTGTGCTCGTTTATATGGAGCCTTATGCATCTTCGACGGCGGAACTTGTAACGGAATTGCTGGAGTATCAGCCGAAGAACGAAAAGTTGACGATGCTGGAATCGACAGTGATGTTAGCAGGTATTGTAGTCGATACAAAAAGCTTTACACTTAGGACAGGTTCTCGAACATTTGAAGCCGCCTCCTACTTGCGGACGAATGGTGCCGATACCGTGCTAGTACAGCGTTTATTGAAAGAAGATATTGAGACATATATCGAACGATCAAAACTAATTGAGACTGTAGAATTTGTAGGCAATGGAGAAATTGCTATTGCAAAAGGGCAGGATGAAGTCGTGCACAGCTCCGTGCTGATCGCGCAGACAGCTGATATCCTACTGACGATGCAAGGTATTTCCGCTTCATTCGTTGTCGCAAAGCGTGATGATGGAAGAATTGGTATTAGCGCGCGTTCATTGGGTGAATTAAATGTTCAAGTCGTCATGGAAGAGTTGGGTGGCGGTGGTCATTTAACAAATTCTGCTTGCCAGTTAAGTGTAGACACGATGGATGAAGCAATAACTATGTTAAAAGATGTACTAGATCAATATGGAGAAAGGGGAAATGAATGA
- a CDS encoding DUF2232 domain-containing protein: protein MNWGVDMQDQASRITYGAMMVALFAILLAMTLYVPLLGLLTILLVPLPITIYRLRYGRTSTLMVAMCTWLITLLIGGLLSIPAAIVLSAVGFVIGDTVRTGKTKLYVYMATGITLLISLSLLYLGTVWFMKINPIEQLMQQFSAIQQEALVIMSGMGNSTRDIERIVAEAFTYYQTIVPSLFILSVFVIAYLFVMPILAVATRLRFEVPKFASFLSMRLPFATVLVYLVLLLISILSQPEQGTTFYLLEANAILIFRFLFFLQGLALIYYALRKMKLPMIVNVLATLFAMFLSPFTVMLGVLDIAINIRTWIDKDKRA from the coding sequence ATGAATTGGGGCGTAGATATGCAAGATCAAGCAAGTAGAATTACGTACGGTGCGATGATGGTAGCACTTTTCGCCATATTACTGGCAATGACTTTATACGTACCATTACTCGGCTTATTGACAATATTGCTCGTTCCATTGCCCATTACGATTTATCGTTTGCGCTATGGCCGGACCTCAACACTAATGGTGGCGATGTGTACATGGCTTATTACATTATTGATTGGCGGTTTGCTTTCCATTCCAGCAGCGATTGTATTGAGTGCAGTTGGATTCGTTATCGGAGACACCGTGCGAACGGGCAAGACGAAACTTTATGTATATATGGCAACAGGAATCACATTGCTCATTTCATTGAGTTTATTGTATCTTGGTACTGTGTGGTTCATGAAAATCAATCCGATTGAACAGTTGATGCAACAATTTTCAGCTATTCAGCAAGAAGCGCTTGTGATTATGTCGGGAATGGGAAATTCAACAAGAGATATAGAACGAATCGTGGCTGAGGCATTTACATATTACCAAACTATTGTGCCTTCATTGTTCATCTTGTCTGTTTTTGTAATAGCCTATCTGTTTGTCATGCCAATTTTAGCGGTTGCAACACGTTTGCGTTTTGAAGTACCTAAATTTGCTTCTTTCCTTAGTATGCGTCTTCCATTTGCAACGGTATTAGTTTATCTAGTATTGCTGTTGATTTCTATTTTGTCACAGCCTGAACAAGGAACGACGTTTTATCTACTGGAGGCAAATGCCATTCTCATCTTTAGATTCTTATTCTTCTTACAAGGTTTGGCGTTGATTTACTATGCGTTGCGCAAGATGAAGCTTCCAATGATCGTCAACGTGCTGGCTACATTATTCGCCATGTTCCTCAGTCCCTTCACTGTAATGTTGGGTGTTTTGGATATCGCCATTAACATTCGTACATGGATAGATAAAGATAAGAGAGCGTAG
- the rpsR gene encoding 30S ribosomal protein S18, translated as MAPRRGGRKRRKVCYFTSNHITHIDYKDVDLLKKFISERGKMLPRRVTGTSAKYQRKLTVAIKRARIMALLPFVSEER; from the coding sequence ATGGCACCACGTCGTGGAGGTCGCAAACGCCGTAAGGTTTGCTATTTTACTTCTAACCACATTACTCACATCGACTATAAAGATGTAGATTTGTTGAAGAAGTTTATCTCTGAGCGCGGAAAGATGTTGCCTCGTCGAGTTACTGGTACAAGCGCTAAATACCAACGTAAATTGACGGTTGCAATCAAACGTGCACGCATCATGGCACTACTTCCGTTCGTATCTGAAGAGCGGTAA
- the ssb gene encoding single-stranded DNA-binding protein gives MINRVVLVGRLTKDPELKYTQTGIAVTRFTLAVNRAFANAQGEREADFITCVAWRKQAENIANYLRKGSLAGVDGRIQTGSFEGQDGKRVYTTEVVADSTQFLEPKGGNTERQQTPSYGGAPSYNAPSQDQGYNNQQSYQPNQQNMTRVDNDPFQPGGGPIEVTDDDLPF, from the coding sequence ATGATAAACCGTGTCGTTTTAGTTGGCCGATTAACAAAAGATCCTGAGCTGAAGTATACACAAACTGGAATTGCTGTAACACGTTTTACACTGGCAGTGAACCGCGCGTTCGCTAATGCCCAAGGAGAACGGGAAGCGGATTTCATCACATGTGTAGCTTGGCGTAAACAGGCTGAGAATATCGCGAATTACTTACGAAAAGGAAGTCTTGCCGGAGTGGATGGTCGTATACAGACGGGCAGCTTTGAAGGTCAAGACGGTAAGCGTGTTTACACGACAGAAGTTGTTGCGGATAGTACCCAATTCCTGGAGCCGAAAGGTGGCAATACAGAACGTCAGCAAACACCATCTTATGGTGGAGCGCCTTCTTATAACGCACCTTCCCAAGATCAAGGATACAATAACCAGCAATCCTACCAACCGAATCAGCAAAATATGACACGTGTCGATAATGATCCATTCCAGCCAGGCGGCGGTCCGATTGAAGTAACAGATGACGACTTGCCATTCTGA
- the rpsF gene encoding 30S ribosomal protein S6, with translation MRKYEIMYIMRPTLEEDAKKALIERFDTVLTSNGAEIIESKEWGKRRLAYEIDDLREGYYQLVTANAGAEAIDEFTRLANINEGIIRHMTIRVDA, from the coding sequence ATGAGAAAGTACGAAATTATGTACATTATGCGCCCAACTCTTGAAGAGGACGCGAAAAAAGCGTTGATTGAACGCTTTGATACTGTCCTAACTTCAAACGGAGCGGAAATCATCGAGTCGAAAGAGTGGGGCAAGCGTCGTCTTGCTTACGAAATCGACGACTTACGTGAAGGTTACTACCAATTAGTAACTGCTAACGCTGGTGCTGAAGCAATCGATGAATTTACACGTCTAGCGAACATCAACGAAGGTATCATTCGTCATATGACAATTCGTGTAGATGCGTAA
- a CDS encoding DUF3267 domain-containing protein: MEEQRPVIIELNLQKIAKQSLWLTFLPLIALLIIRGLLQGELSLSFSVWYFVYALVGYILLIVIHEFFHLLGFCIFCNVPWKNMAYGVNLKMGIAYATADQLMDNKGIRKALLLPFWMTGVLPAIMALYFNDGVLLLLSAMLIGGAAGDFAMYKELKKFPDDAMVKDDPELPKLYVYPVK; the protein is encoded by the coding sequence ATGGAAGAACAACGGCCTGTGATTATCGAGCTTAATTTACAGAAAATAGCGAAGCAAAGTCTTTGGCTCACTTTCCTACCGCTCATAGCACTTTTAATAATTCGTGGTCTGTTACAAGGTGAACTATCTCTGTCATTTTCGGTGTGGTATTTTGTCTATGCTTTGGTCGGGTATATTTTATTGATTGTTATACACGAGTTTTTCCATTTGCTCGGTTTCTGTATTTTTTGTAATGTACCGTGGAAGAACATGGCGTATGGCGTCAATTTGAAGATGGGAATTGCGTATGCTACCGCAGATCAGTTGATGGACAACAAAGGCATTCGCAAAGCGCTGTTACTGCCCTTTTGGATGACGGGTGTGTTACCTGCCATTATGGCATTGTATTTCAATGATGGCGTCCTGTTGCTGTTAAGTGCGATGCTGATTGGCGGAGCAGCTGGAGATTTTGCGATGTACAAGGAATTAAAGAAGTTTCCGGATGATGCAATGGTGAAGGATGATCCGGAGTTACCGAAGTTGTATGTATATCCCGTTAAATGA
- the ychF gene encoding redox-regulated ATPase YchF gives MALTAGIVGLPNVGKSTLFNAITKAGAEAANYPFCTIDPNVGIVEVPDERLDKLTELVTPKKTVPTAFEFTDIAGIVEGASKGEGLGNKFLSHIREVDAICQVVRCFVDENITHVSGKVNPIDDIEVINLELILADMESVDKRLARVSKMAKQKDKEAMVEEPILLKLRNAFENAMAARSVELTDDELQVVKGMHLLTIKPMLYVANVSEDEIADADNNPYVQQVRDFAEKDNAEVIVVCAKIEEEMAELEDDEKEMFLEELGIKESGLDQLIKATYNLLGFATYFTAGVQEVRAWTFRKGMKAPQCAGVIHTDFERGFIRAETVAYDDLVEHGSMAAAKEAGKVRLEGKEYVVKDGDVMLFRFNV, from the coding sequence ATGGCGTTAACAGCTGGGATTGTAGGTCTTCCGAACGTGGGAAAATCAACTTTATTTAATGCAATAACAAAAGCAGGAGCAGAGGCGGCGAACTATCCGTTCTGTACGATTGACCCAAACGTAGGAATAGTTGAGGTGCCAGATGAACGTTTGGACAAGTTGACTGAGCTCGTCACACCGAAAAAAACAGTTCCGACTGCATTCGAATTTACTGATATTGCAGGGATTGTAGAAGGTGCAAGTAAAGGCGAAGGTCTTGGCAACAAGTTCCTTTCACATATTCGAGAAGTAGATGCAATTTGTCAGGTCGTGCGTTGTTTCGTGGATGAAAACATTACACACGTATCAGGGAAAGTAAATCCAATCGATGACATCGAAGTTATTAACTTGGAATTGATCTTAGCAGATATGGAAAGCGTAGATAAGCGCTTGGCGCGTGTTTCCAAAATGGCGAAGCAAAAAGATAAAGAGGCAATGGTAGAAGAGCCAATTCTACTAAAATTACGTAATGCATTTGAAAATGCAATGGCAGCTCGTTCCGTTGAATTAACGGATGATGAGTTACAAGTCGTAAAAGGCATGCACTTATTAACGATCAAACCTATGTTATATGTAGCGAACGTTTCAGAGGATGAAATTGCAGATGCAGACAATAATCCCTACGTACAACAGGTTCGAGACTTTGCAGAGAAGGACAATGCAGAAGTAATCGTAGTTTGTGCGAAGATTGAGGAAGAGATGGCCGAACTTGAGGACGACGAGAAGGAAATGTTCCTTGAAGAGCTAGGCATCAAAGAATCCGGTCTTGATCAATTGATTAAAGCAACGTACAACTTACTTGGATTTGCTACGTACTTCACGGCGGGCGTACAAGAAGTTCGTGCGTGGACGTTCCGCAAGGGCATGAAAGCACCACAGTGTGCTGGAGTAATTCATACAGACTTTGAACGCGGATTCATCCGTGCAGAGACCGTAGCATACGACGACTTGGTCGAACACGGTTCCATGGCAGCAGCGAAAGAAGCTGGCAAGGTTCGTTTGGAAGGTAAAGAATACGTCGTTAAAGACGGCGACGTAATGCTGTTCCGTTTCAACGTATAA
- a CDS encoding DUF951 domain-containing protein, whose translation MADKVFNMHDVVEMKKQHPCGTNAWKIIRMGADIRIKCEGCGHSVMIPRNEFAKKMKKVLLKNES comes from the coding sequence ATGGCGGACAAAGTGTTTAACATGCATGATGTGGTAGAGATGAAAAAACAACATCCTTGTGGAACAAATGCTTGGAAAATCATCCGAATGGGCGCGGATATTCGAATTAAATGCGAAGGCTGTGGGCACAGTGTTATGATTCCGCGTAATGAGTTTGCTAAAAAGATGAAAAAGGTTCTGCTGAAGAACGAGTCTTGA
- a CDS encoding mechanosensitive ion channel family protein, with protein MTATSTTKEEVKENLEGLEKAIQQVKDTLFDTDFWLGTGYFAIRIMLIIVVAGIIVKVGQVLIRRFFAIKLKSPMRKTERRENTIVKLLENALKYIVYFSAILAILTEFRIDVKGLLAGAGVLGLAVGFGAQSLVKDVISGFFIIFEDQFGVGDYVRINSGEGTVMEIGLRTTKIALYGGELYTIPNGQIGEVVNYSVTNSMVLLDLALSYETDIDHAEELIKEFLKKLPRERYSEVIGVPEVLGVQSMEPSRILLRIAAETEPVANFGVGRKLRQDLKKFMDLNGIEMPYPRMVIREEQREGDSHNGGQSV; from the coding sequence ATGACTGCAACTTCTACTACAAAAGAAGAAGTGAAAGAAAACCTAGAAGGTCTAGAAAAAGCAATTCAACAAGTAAAAGATACCCTATTTGATACGGATTTTTGGCTTGGCACTGGATATTTTGCTATTCGCATCATGTTAATTATTGTTGTAGCGGGAATCATCGTGAAAGTTGGTCAAGTGTTGATTCGCCGGTTTTTCGCTATTAAGCTAAAAAGTCCAATGCGTAAAACAGAACGACGTGAAAATACCATAGTCAAACTTTTGGAAAATGCATTGAAATACATCGTGTATTTTTCTGCTATTCTAGCGATTTTGACAGAGTTCAGAATAGACGTAAAAGGTCTTCTAGCAGGTGCAGGTGTGCTTGGTTTGGCCGTCGGTTTTGGTGCCCAAAGCTTGGTAAAGGACGTCATTTCCGGATTTTTCATCATTTTCGAAGATCAATTTGGGGTCGGGGATTATGTACGCATTAATTCAGGTGAAGGAACCGTCATGGAAATAGGGCTTCGCACAACGAAAATTGCGTTGTATGGTGGCGAGTTATATACGATACCTAACGGACAAATAGGTGAAGTTGTCAATTACTCCGTCACAAATTCCATGGTCTTACTTGATCTGGCATTATCCTATGAGACGGATATTGACCATGCGGAAGAATTAATCAAAGAATTCCTTAAAAAGTTACCAAGAGAACGTTATTCGGAAGTTATCGGTGTACCAGAGGTATTGGGCGTACAAAGTATGGAACCGTCAAGAATCTTACTACGTATTGCCGCAGAAACAGAACCGGTTGCTAATTTTGGCGTAGGTCGTAAACTTCGACAGGACTTAAAGAAATTCATGGATTTGAATGGAATTGAAATGCCTTATCCAAGAATGGTGATACGCGAAGAACAGAGGGAAGGAGATTCACACAATGGCGGACAAAGTGTTTAA
- the yyaC gene encoding spore protease YyaC, translated as MHTAEPSSYHYRISSKETGVVWKLSSYFMQHIPFKQQPIIFYCIGTDRSTGDSLGPLTGSYLSELSLFPYTVVGTLQDPLHALNLQQRIELTKSLYPDAFVVAIDACLSKKDAVGDLLFHSGPIAPGKAVGKELPLVGDVSVKGIVNVGGFMEQAVLQSTRLHLPFEMSRMIGRALQLAHHRQPSKSIYNRYDDRNYPNTWDKIGYSDFRQAD; from the coding sequence ATGCATACAGCTGAACCCTCTTCTTATCATTACCGTATTTCTAGTAAAGAAACCGGTGTCGTGTGGAAATTAAGTTCTTATTTCATGCAACATATCCCTTTTAAACAACAACCAATCATTTTTTATTGTATTGGAACCGATCGTTCTACTGGTGACTCTCTCGGTCCGTTGACAGGCTCCTATTTGTCAGAGCTAAGTCTATTCCCTTACACAGTAGTTGGTACATTACAAGACCCTTTGCACGCACTTAATCTACAACAACGCATTGAGCTCACGAAATCATTATATCCCGATGCTTTTGTAGTGGCAATTGATGCCTGCCTAAGTAAAAAGGACGCAGTTGGTGATTTATTGTTTCATAGCGGTCCAATTGCACCAGGGAAAGCTGTAGGTAAAGAACTTCCCTTAGTTGGAGATGTATCAGTCAAAGGAATCGTCAATGTCGGAGGTTTCATGGAGCAGGCTGTTTTACAAAGCACTCGTCTTCATCTGCCGTTTGAAATGAGTCGTATGATTGGCCGTGCTTTACAATTGGCACATCATCGTCAGCCATCAAAAAGCATATACAATCGTTACGATGATCGCAACTACCCCAATACCTGGGATAAAATTGGCTACTCGGATTTTCGTCAAGCCGATTAG